The Streptomyces sp. NBC_01197 genome window below encodes:
- a CDS encoding aspartate-semialdehyde dehydrogenase, whose protein sequence is MRVGIVGATGQVGTVMRKILAEREFPVDELRLFASVRSAGTTLAWQSKGITVEDAATADYSGLDIVLFSAGGATSKALAEKVAAQGPVVIDNSSAWRRDPEVPLVVSEVNPHAIADRPKGIIANPNCTTMAAMPVLRPLHDEAGLEALIVATYQAVSGSGVAGVAELHGQASKVVPEADRLTHDGSAVDFPEPGVYKRPIAFNVLPLAGSIVEDGSFETDEEQKLRNESRKILEIPELKVSGTCVRVPVFSGHSLQINARFARPLTVERAYELLEAAPGVEISEIPTPLQAAGTDPSYVGRIRNDETVENGLALFVSNDNLRKGAALNAVQIAELVAAELRG, encoded by the coding sequence GTGAGGGTCGGAATCGTCGGAGCCACCGGTCAGGTCGGCACAGTCATGCGCAAGATCCTCGCTGAGCGGGAGTTCCCGGTCGACGAGCTGCGGCTGTTCGCCTCCGTGCGCTCCGCGGGCACCACCCTCGCCTGGCAGAGCAAGGGCATCACCGTCGAGGACGCGGCCACGGCCGACTACTCGGGGCTGGACATCGTGCTCTTCTCGGCGGGCGGCGCCACCTCCAAGGCGCTCGCGGAGAAGGTCGCCGCGCAGGGACCCGTCGTGATCGACAACTCCTCCGCCTGGCGCCGCGACCCCGAGGTACCGCTGGTGGTCTCCGAGGTCAACCCGCACGCCATCGCCGACCGCCCCAAGGGCATCATCGCCAACCCGAACTGCACGACGATGGCCGCGATGCCGGTGCTGCGCCCGCTGCACGACGAGGCCGGTCTCGAGGCGCTGATCGTCGCCACCTACCAGGCCGTTTCCGGCTCGGGTGTGGCCGGTGTCGCCGAGCTGCACGGCCAGGCGTCCAAGGTCGTCCCCGAAGCCGACCGGCTGACGCACGACGGCAGCGCGGTGGACTTCCCCGAGCCCGGCGTCTACAAGCGCCCGATCGCCTTCAACGTGCTGCCGCTGGCCGGTTCGATCGTCGAGGACGGGTCCTTCGAGACGGACGAGGAGCAGAAGCTCCGCAACGAGTCCCGCAAGATCCTGGAGATCCCCGAGCTGAAGGTCTCCGGCACCTGCGTCCGGGTCCCGGTCTTCTCCGGCCACTCCCTCCAGATCAACGCACGCTTCGCCCGCCCCCTCACGGTGGAGCGCGCCTACGAGCTGCTGGAGGCGGCCCCGGGTGTGGAGATCTCCGAGATCCCGACCCCCCTCCAGGCCGCCGGTACGGACCCGTCGTACGTGGGCCGTATCCGCAACGACGAGACCGTGGAGAACGGCCTCGCCCTCTTCGTCTCGAACGACAACCTCCGCAAGGGCGCCGCGCTGAACGCCGTCCAGATCGCGGAGCTGGTGGCGGCGGAGCTGCGCGGCTGA
- a CDS encoding S8 family serine peptidase — MSLEFSSSITRARRTARVAAAAGVVLALAAAGVAPAVAAAGQDRPAPAGAKAAKPAGSASDKLGASDAQLLGRAEQDGTKSVTVMVATAPGATAQVRKQFDAVPGAIVGRTDDKLGYVRATLPTPSAGAAVKAAGKLSSVHGIDLKQEIELDDPTPAGDTAKGAKSSASAGPYGAPGRNTPARNPYNPSFETGAVDFVKQHPESDGRGVSIGILDSGVDLGHPALRKTSTGERKITDWVTATDPVSDGDGTWLRMNTAVTGPSFTAAGRTWQAPAGSYRFQTFAEKVTTGGDEAGDLNRDGDTSDVWGVLYDPAAGTVRVDLNGDGDFTDDVAMKPYKDKFQIGYFGKDDPKTDVVERVPFVVENRKNVVYNAAGDTSDYVNIGVIQSEHATHVAGITAANGLFGGAMNGAAPGAKIVSSRACTWSGGCTNVALTEGMIDLVVNRGVDIVNMSIGGLPPLNDGNNARDELYKRLIDTYGVQLVISAGNEGPGVNTIGDPGLADHVISVGATVSKETWAADYGSGVTKKNDMMPFSSRGPREDGGFTPTLSAPGAAINSTQTWLPGAPVKEAGYPLPAGYSMLQGTSMASPQAAGAGALLLSAAKQQHIELPPADLRTALTSTATHIKGVPAHAEGAGLINIIGAWKTIRKSADSRQGPAHEYRVDAPVDTAIDEALKTPGHGAGIYDREGGLKAGQQKTYKVTVVRTTGPDRPVAHRLSFRNNDGTFSLAGPAQVSLALNRAVTVTVRAKPASAGVHSAILQLDDPRTVGTDQQIMTTVVVSEPLAKPSYTVKHSGSVQRNSTTSYFLTVPEGAKALEVGMSALRSGSQTRFISIHPYGVPVDDTGTPSCYPNYDNPANTCRPELRSYPDPAPGVWEIEVEARRTSPYLDNPYKLDVALLGAAFDPAVQTLPEARTGTPAPVDWTVRNGFAAIEGKLRGGPLGSSEDATPTLEEGESRTTTVTVPEGVDRFDVSIGGTSDTGADLDLYVYRGATQVGSSAAGGSDESVSLLKPAAGTYTVEVDAYAVPAGSTVYSYRDVYFAPSLGSVEVDASKTVKLATGASAGLGARIVAAGPAPAGRELFGQVQLLNAGGTVAGTGSVRIAKVTP; from the coding sequence ATGAGCCTCGAATTCTCCAGCTCCATAACCCGGGCGAGACGCACGGCCCGGGTCGCCGCCGCCGCGGGCGTGGTTCTCGCCCTCGCCGCGGCCGGCGTCGCGCCCGCGGTCGCCGCCGCAGGTCAGGACAGGCCCGCGCCCGCCGGTGCGAAGGCCGCGAAGCCTGCCGGGTCCGCGTCGGACAAGCTCGGTGCGTCCGACGCGCAGCTGCTCGGCCGGGCCGAGCAGGACGGTACGAAGTCCGTGACCGTCATGGTCGCCACCGCCCCGGGCGCGACCGCCCAGGTGCGCAAGCAGTTCGATGCCGTACCCGGCGCGATCGTCGGCAGGACCGACGACAAGCTGGGTTACGTACGGGCCACCCTGCCGACTCCGAGTGCGGGTGCGGCCGTCAAGGCGGCCGGGAAGCTCTCATCCGTCCACGGCATCGACCTCAAGCAGGAGATCGAGCTGGACGACCCGACCCCGGCGGGTGACACCGCGAAGGGCGCCAAGTCCAGTGCGTCGGCCGGACCTTACGGCGCTCCGGGCCGGAACACCCCGGCCAGGAACCCGTACAACCCGTCCTTCGAGACGGGCGCGGTGGACTTCGTGAAGCAGCACCCGGAGTCCGACGGCCGGGGTGTGAGCATCGGCATCCTCGACTCCGGTGTCGACCTGGGCCACCCCGCGCTGCGGAAGACCAGCACCGGCGAGCGGAAGATCACCGACTGGGTGACCGCGACGGACCCGGTCTCCGACGGCGACGGCACCTGGCTGCGGATGAACACCGCCGTGACCGGCCCGTCCTTCACCGCGGCGGGCCGCACCTGGCAGGCTCCGGCCGGTTCGTACCGCTTCCAGACCTTCGCCGAGAAGGTCACCACCGGCGGCGACGAGGCGGGCGACCTCAACCGGGACGGCGACACCAGCGACGTGTGGGGCGTGCTGTACGACCCGGCCGCGGGGACCGTGCGGGTGGATCTGAACGGCGACGGTGACTTCACCGACGACGTCGCGATGAAGCCGTACAAGGACAAGTTCCAGATCGGCTACTTCGGCAAGGACGATCCGAAGACGGATGTCGTCGAGCGCGTCCCCTTCGTGGTCGAGAACCGGAAGAACGTCGTCTACAACGCGGCGGGCGACACCTCCGACTACGTCAACATCGGTGTCATCCAGAGCGAACACGCCACCCATGTCGCGGGCATCACCGCGGCGAACGGCCTGTTCGGGGGCGCGATGAACGGTGCGGCGCCCGGCGCGAAGATCGTCTCGTCGCGTGCCTGCACCTGGAGCGGCGGCTGCACCAACGTCGCCCTCACCGAAGGCATGATCGATCTGGTCGTCAACCGCGGCGTGGACATCGTGAACATGTCGATCGGAGGGCTGCCACCGCTCAACGACGGCAACAACGCGCGGGACGAGCTCTACAAGCGCCTCATCGACACCTACGGCGTCCAGCTCGTCATCTCGGCGGGCAACGAGGGCCCCGGCGTCAACACCATCGGCGACCCCGGCCTGGCCGACCACGTGATCTCCGTCGGCGCGACCGTCTCCAAGGAGACCTGGGCGGCCGACTACGGGTCAGGCGTGACGAAGAAGAACGACATGATGCCGTTCTCCTCGCGCGGCCCGCGTGAGGACGGCGGCTTCACCCCGACGCTCTCGGCGCCCGGCGCGGCCATCAACTCCACCCAGACCTGGCTCCCCGGCGCTCCGGTGAAGGAGGCGGGCTACCCGCTGCCCGCCGGGTACTCGATGCTCCAGGGCACCTCGATGGCCTCCCCCCAGGCCGCAGGCGCCGGCGCGCTGCTCCTCTCGGCCGCGAAGCAGCAGCACATCGAGCTGCCCCCGGCCGATCTGCGTACCGCGCTCACCAGCACCGCCACCCACATCAAGGGCGTACCGGCGCACGCCGAGGGCGCGGGCCTGATCAACATCATCGGCGCCTGGAAGACCATCAGGAAGAGCGCGGACTCCCGGCAGGGTCCCGCGCACGAGTACCGGGTCGACGCTCCGGTCGACACCGCGATCGACGAGGCCCTGAAGACCCCCGGGCACGGCGCCGGCATCTACGACCGCGAGGGCGGTCTGAAGGCCGGGCAGCAGAAGACGTACAAGGTCACCGTCGTGCGGACCACCGGGCCCGACCGGCCCGTCGCGCACCGGCTGTCCTTCCGGAACAACGACGGCACCTTCTCGCTGGCCGGGCCGGCCCAGGTGTCCCTGGCGCTGAACAGGGCGGTGACCGTGACCGTCCGGGCGAAGCCCGCATCGGCAGGGGTGCACAGCGCCATCCTCCAGCTCGACGACCCGAGGACGGTGGGCACCGACCAGCAGATCATGACCACCGTGGTCGTATCGGAGCCGCTCGCCAAGCCCTCGTACACCGTCAAGCACTCCGGCTCGGTGCAGCGCAACAGCACCACGTCGTACTTCCTGACGGTGCCGGAGGGCGCCAAGGCCCTTGAGGTCGGGATGAGCGCGCTGCGGTCGGGCAGCCAGACGCGGTTCATCTCGATCCACCCGTACGGGGTTCCGGTGGACGATACCGGGACGCCCAGCTGCTACCCGAACTACGACAACCCGGCCAACACCTGCCGTCCGGAGCTGCGCTCCTACCCGGACCCGGCGCCCGGTGTCTGGGAGATCGAGGTCGAGGCCCGCCGTACCTCTCCCTACCTCGACAACCCGTACAAGCTGGATGTGGCGCTGCTCGGCGCCGCCTTCGACCCGGCCGTCCAGACCCTCCCCGAGGCCAGGACGGGCACTCCGGCCCCGGTCGACTGGACGGTACGTAACGGCTTCGCCGCCATCGAGGGCAAGCTGAGGGGCGGCCCGCTCGGCTCGTCCGAGGATGCGACGCCGACCCTCGAGGAGGGCGAGAGCCGGACCACCACGGTCACCGTCCCCGAAGGCGTCGACCGGTTCGACGTGTCCATCGGCGGGACCTCCGACACCGGCGCCGACCTGGATCTCTACGTCTACCGGGGCGCCACCCAGGTCGGCTCGTCCGCGGCCGGCGGCTCTGACGAGTCGGTCAGCCTGCTGAAGCCGGCCGCCGGTACGTACACCGTCGAGGTGGACGCCTACGCGGTCCCGGCCGGGTCGACGGTGTACAGCTACCGCGATGTGTACTTCGCCCCGTCGCTCGGCTCGGTCGAGGTCGACGCGTCGAAGACGGTGAAGCTCGCCACCGGGGCGTCGGCCGGGCTCGGTGCCCGGATCGTCGCCGCCGGACCGGCACCCGCCGGACGCGAGCTCTTCGGCCAGGTGCAGCTGCTGAACGCCGGCGGTACGGTCGCGGGCACGGGCAGCGTCCGGATCGCGAAGGTCACACCGTAA
- a CDS encoding TIGR03767 family metallophosphoesterase, with protein MPVAASFTHRSCPLPTIQRSGGIPAPQPKQTRPHPGRPSHVTYASAARALDRRAFLAVAGAAAVSAGVGTAIGTGGGASAAPAPATPGAAVPAALRSAPTAPTTPAGPSPAGTTLLTSAAPRTGDPGSGYRRLGDGPGWDRVVRDGLAPAGAGRAARRTTLAAFVQLTDLHLTDVQHPVRGEFLRPADTAAWRPQEALTVPGAVSLVERVNALRAGPATGAPLSFVMTTGDNTDNNSHAELGWFLKVMSGGRITPNTGDPHRYEGVQDSGIKHFWHPDTALRDTDKQRGFPRVEGFLAAAVRSVNSPGLRMPWYSTVGNHDSLTSGSMAARGHFLADFAVGGRKLYEIPAAEARTQLAADQRNGDFDGSHFAALVRRHSKDLRHITPDPARAPFTPREYLTAHLDPAHAGAGPVGHGYTRANLDSDTLYYTFRVAPGVLGISLDTTGRGGHFTGTVGTAQLNWLERTLKARTGEHVLVFSHHNSWTITNTHPDPARPGERNHSGAEIVALLGKHRNAVAWINGHSHRNKIQPHGSFWEVTTASHIDFPQLARVFELVDNKDGTLSLFTTLVESAAPHRTDFTDLSQTGLAALYRELSFNAPGSRTDLSGTAGDRNTELVLKKR; from the coding sequence TTGCCTGTTGCGGCCTCGTTCACGCACAGGTCATGCCCGCTGCCAACCATCCAGAGGAGCGGGGGAATTCCAGCCCCGCAGCCCAAGCAGACGCGTCCGCACCCGGGGAGACCGAGCCATGTCACGTATGCTTCCGCCGCCCGCGCACTCGACCGCCGCGCCTTTCTCGCCGTCGCCGGGGCAGCGGCCGTATCGGCCGGCGTCGGTACGGCCATCGGGACCGGGGGCGGCGCTTCCGCCGCGCCCGCTCCGGCCACGCCCGGCGCCGCCGTACCCGCCGCCCTCCGCTCCGCACCCACCGCACCCACCACCCCCGCCGGGCCGTCACCGGCCGGCACCACCCTGCTCACATCGGCGGCCCCCCGCACCGGCGACCCGGGCAGCGGCTACCGGCGGCTGGGCGACGGCCCCGGCTGGGACCGGGTCGTACGGGACGGCCTCGCCCCAGCGGGCGCCGGCCGTGCCGCCCGGCGCACCACGCTCGCCGCCTTCGTCCAGCTCACCGATCTGCACCTCACCGATGTCCAGCACCCGGTGCGCGGCGAGTTCCTGCGTCCCGCCGACACCGCCGCCTGGCGCCCTCAGGAAGCACTCACGGTGCCGGGCGCCGTTTCCCTGGTCGAACGCGTCAACGCGCTGCGCGCGGGCCCCGCCACCGGTGCGCCGCTCTCCTTCGTGATGACCACCGGGGACAACACCGACAACAACTCCCACGCCGAACTCGGCTGGTTCCTCAAGGTGATGAGCGGGGGCCGTATCACCCCCAACACCGGTGACCCGCACCGCTACGAAGGGGTCCAGGACTCCGGCATCAAGCACTTCTGGCACCCGGACACGGCCCTGCGCGACACGGACAAGCAGCGCGGCTTCCCGCGCGTCGAGGGCTTCCTCGCGGCGGCCGTCCGCTCGGTGAACAGCCCGGGGCTGCGGATGCCCTGGTACTCGACCGTCGGCAACCACGACTCGCTCACCAGCGGATCCATGGCGGCCCGGGGGCACTTCCTCGCCGACTTCGCGGTCGGCGGGCGGAAGCTGTACGAGATCCCGGCCGCCGAGGCGCGGACCCAGCTGGCCGCCGACCAGCGGAACGGGGACTTCGACGGCAGCCACTTCGCCGCCCTGGTCCGCAGGCACAGCAAGGACCTGCGCCACATCACCCCGGACCCGGCCCGCGCCCCGTTCACCCCGCGCGAGTACCTCACCGCCCACCTCGACCCCGCACACGCGGGCGCCGGGCCGGTGGGGCACGGTTACACCCGGGCCAACCTCGACAGCGACACCCTCTACTACACCTTCCGGGTCGCACCCGGCGTCCTCGGGATCAGCCTCGACACCACCGGCAGGGGCGGCCACTTCACCGGCACGGTCGGCACCGCGCAGCTGAACTGGCTGGAGCGGACCCTCAAGGCCCGCACGGGCGAACACGTCCTGGTCTTCAGCCACCACAACAGCTGGACCATCACCAACACGCACCCCGACCCGGCCCGCCCCGGTGAGCGGAACCACTCGGGCGCCGAGATCGTCGCGCTGCTCGGCAAGCACCGCAACGCGGTCGCCTGGATCAACGGACACAGCCACCGCAACAAGATCCAGCCGCACGGCTCCTTCTGGGAGGTCACCACCGCGTCGCACATCGACTTCCCGCAGCTCGCCCGGGTCTTCGAGCTGGTCGACAACAAGGACGGCACGCTCTCGCTCTTCACCACCCTGGTCGAGTCGGCGGCCCCGCACCGTACGGACTTCACCGACCTCTCCCAGACCGGCCTCGCCGCGCTCTACCGGGAGCTGTCCTTCAACGCGCCCGGCTCCCGTACGGATCTCTCGGGAACGGCGGGTGACCGGAACACCGAACTGGTCCTCAAGAAGCGCTGA